Proteins from a genomic interval of Rhizobium etli CFN 42:
- a CDS encoding copper homeostasis protein CutC has translation MTILLEVCVDSADGLAAAIEGGAGRIELCSALELGGLTPQPSLMRIAARAPIPVYAMIRPHAGPFIFGNTDEEAMLLDIDAARAAGLAGVVIGANRPDGTLDMPLIHRLKTHASGLGSTLHRAFDLVPDADQALEQAVELGCERILTSGCALKAVDGIETLKRLSAKAAGRISIMPGSGIRPANVGAILQATGAREVHGSCSSQVDSVDPRAVAFGFEAKSSNRTNVDVVREMCRVIAAGA, from the coding sequence ATGACGATCCTGCTGGAAGTCTGCGTCGACAGCGCCGACGGCCTTGCCGCCGCCATTGAGGGCGGCGCCGGCCGTATCGAGCTCTGCTCGGCGCTCGAGCTCGGCGGCCTGACGCCGCAGCCGAGCCTGATGCGGATTGCCGCCCGGGCGCCCATTCCGGTCTACGCGATGATCCGCCCGCATGCCGGACCCTTCATCTTCGGCAACACCGACGAGGAAGCGATGCTGCTCGATATCGACGCCGCGCGTGCCGCCGGCCTCGCCGGCGTCGTCATCGGCGCCAACCGGCCGGACGGCACGCTCGACATGCCGCTGATCCACCGTCTGAAGACGCATGCTTCAGGCTTGGGATCAACGCTGCACCGCGCCTTCGATCTGGTGCCGGATGCCGACCAGGCGCTGGAACAGGCGGTCGAGCTCGGCTGCGAACGCATTCTCACCTCCGGCTGTGCGCTGAAGGCGGTTGACGGCATCGAAACGCTGAAACGCCTGTCGGCAAAGGCGGCCGGCCGCATTTCGATCATGCCCGGCAGCGGCATCCGCCCCGCCAATGTCGGCGCCATATTGCAGGCGACCGGAGCCCGCGAAGTGCATGGATCCTGCAGCTCCCAGGTCGACAGCGTCGATCCACGTGCGGTTGCCTTCGGTTTCGAGGCGAAGAGCAGCAATAGGACGAATGTCGATGTGGTTAGGGAGATGTGCAGGGTGATTGCGGCGGGGGCTTAG
- a CDS encoding zinc-binding alcohol dehydrogenase family protein yields the protein MKAVVCREPGVLEIVERPSPDAPAPGWVRLAVSHVGICGTDYHIFEGKHPFLEYPRVMGHEISATVIEAGEGVTLAAGTSVIVNPYLSCGQCVACIKGKPNCCTNIKVLGVHTDGAFCEEISVPAGNLYPAKGLSLEAAATTEFLAIGAHAVRRSLTGAGARALVIGAGPIGLGAAIFSRIAGHDVTLLDTSAERLQMASERFGFTSGIVANEKTADAVREKTNGDGFDVVFDATGYGPSMEKAFAFVAHGGALVLVSVVKDDIRFSDPEFHKREMMLIGSRNATRADFEHVADSIAKGLVPVDKLITHRTTLADAPRDLARWAHEKSGLIKAVIRVEG from the coding sequence ATGAAAGCAGTTGTTTGCCGCGAGCCCGGCGTGCTCGAGATCGTCGAGCGGCCATCTCCCGACGCACCGGCGCCCGGCTGGGTGCGGCTCGCCGTAAGCCATGTCGGCATCTGCGGCACGGATTATCATATCTTCGAGGGCAAGCACCCTTTCCTCGAATATCCCCGGGTGATGGGGCACGAGATCTCGGCGACGGTCATCGAAGCCGGTGAGGGCGTAACGCTTGCGGCCGGCACATCAGTCATCGTCAATCCCTATCTCTCCTGCGGCCAATGTGTCGCCTGCATCAAGGGCAAGCCGAATTGCTGCACCAACATCAAGGTGCTCGGCGTCCATACCGACGGCGCCTTCTGCGAGGAGATCTCGGTTCCGGCAGGCAATCTCTATCCCGCCAAGGGTCTCAGCCTCGAGGCGGCGGCGACGACGGAATTTCTGGCGATCGGCGCCCATGCGGTGCGCCGCTCACTGACCGGCGCCGGCGCGCGCGCGCTTGTCATCGGCGCCGGCCCGATCGGCCTCGGCGCGGCGATCTTCTCGCGCATCGCCGGCCATGACGTGACGCTGCTCGACACCAGTGCCGAGCGGTTGCAGATGGCATCGGAGCGCTTCGGTTTTACCTCAGGGATCGTCGCCAACGAGAAAACCGCCGATGCCGTGCGGGAAAAAACCAATGGCGACGGTTTCGATGTGGTCTTCGACGCCACAGGCTACGGCCCGTCGATGGAGAAAGCCTTCGCCTTCGTCGCCCATGGCGGCGCGCTGGTGCTTGTCAGCGTCGTCAAGGACGACATCCGCTTCTCCGATCCCGAATTCCACAAGCGCGAGATGATGCTGATCGGCAGCCGCAACGCCACCCGCGCCGATTTCGAGCATGTGGCAGATTCGATCGCCAAGGGACTGGTGCCGGTGGATAAGCTCATCACCCACCGCACGACTCTTGCCGATGCACCGCGCGATCTGGCGCGCTGGGCGCATGAAAAGAGCGGGCTGATCAAGGCGGTGATCAGGGTTGAGGGTTAG